Genomic segment of Saccopteryx bilineata isolate mSacBil1 chromosome 9, mSacBil1_pri_phased_curated, whole genome shotgun sequence:
ggagatcggggaaaatggctgccccacttgtctttctttgtctgggtttggcgccagtgctagcttgtattgcctgAGGTGCCACagtcagtttttcctcggcttggatctccatgccacagcctgggtcggccctttgtgccgcggcctggatctgttcatcccctttgcccgccttagttcctatactttCAGTTCCCAGTgtaagcagccctatttaggttcaTGAGGAAGATGGAGtgtttcttactccttatttccttcggggtttgattatatatttaggcaatttttcgctcgatcatacctttgtgtgTATTGAAGAACATCTGGAGgatccaaggatagatttttctgtttctggttgaagatcttgttgagttttgggggagatttatcggtattgctccctacagcaccattactctgatgttatCTTGACAATTCCGTTAACAGCTGTGATGAAACAATATAAACCTGGTTCTTTTATAGAGATGGTCTCTTTCTCATCTTTGTCATATTTCCTGTTGAACATCTGTTACTGTGAATCACATCTAGATGGAGGTGTAGTCTCAGGTAGAGCAGTGTTccttaaaacaatgaaatagatGTTTTCAGAAATTAATTTTGATGTTGATATatcaaacaaagagaaaaaggaatggcaGCCTTATGTTAGAGAGGATCTTAACACAGTTATAAAGGTGTGAGTTGATAAAGACAAACACCATGATCAGCCTCTGCCATGCCAAATTCTTCCTGtaatttgtttctcagtttattttccttaaaaacagaaaacttacTGTGTAAACTCATTCAATTCTGAGTTTCTTGTTCCCTAAATGGACAACTCTCAGGAAATTTCTACTGCTAgctcactatctttttttttttttttacagagacagagtgtcagagagagggatagacagggacagacagacaggaacagagagatgagaagcatcaatcattagtttttcattgcgtgttgcaacaccttagttgttcattgattgctttttcctatgtgccttgactgcgggccttcagcagaccgagtgaccccttcctcgagccagcgaccttgggtccaagctggtgagctttgctcaaaccagatgagcccgcgctcaagctggcgaccttggagtctcgaacctgagtccttccgcatcccagtccgacactctatccactgcaccaccacctggtcaggctaaatctagTTTTGAAGGTTAATATTTATCAAGTGTTAAATGTCATCACCAGTTTCCTTTCCCTGTTTCTTCTACAGCATGTATTTTCCACTCAAaccagaagggaaaaggaaatgttTACTTGGATTTAGTTTATACCAGGAAACTGGGCCTAAAACAGAGTTCACTATGTAATAGGTCAGTTGCATAAGAATCCAATTCCATTAGAAATATGCTGAGATTTAtaagatgttatttttctcatttctagaaGACTGGAAAGTTGATGGCCTGATAAAGAGCAGCCTGGAAAATCAAGATGACCATTTTTGGCAGTTTGCTCTCACAACCAGCACATTAAGTATACATGGTGGTGATAGACCAAGGAAAACTTTCAATCTCGGTACAGACTGCCCTCCTCCAAGAAAGTTTTCATGTAAGATATGTGAATCTTGTGAAATGAGTTTGAAGAATTTTTCAGGCTTAATTATTAGTAGAGAGAACTATTCTGGAACAAAGGCAGATAAGTTTAATTTATATGAGAAATTGCTCCTTGATATTAGGCATGAGAAAACTCCTACTGAAGTGAAATCTTATAACTATATTCAAAAAAGGAATATCTTCAGTCATGGCCAGGATCTCTCTCAACCAATTATTGACCAGCCTTTCATGTATAATGAAAATAGACAAGGCTTCCAAGAGGATGCAACCTTTTTCTCAAACAGGAGAgctcagagaggagagacacacgGTAAATATAATGACTGTCCAAGAGCCTTCATCCAAAGCTTAAAGCTCAGTTTATCTCAAAGAATTCATTTGGAAAGGGAGCCATATGAGTGCGGTATTTGTGGGAATTCCTTCTGTATGGATTTAAGATTGGGACATCAGAAAGCTCTTAGAGAGGAGAATCCTTATGAATATAATGAATATGGGCAAATTTTCTGTGACAATTCAACTTTCATTATTCATCAGAGAATGTATGCAGGAAAGATTTCCCATGAATATAAAGTAAGTTCCAAAACGGGGGGGAAATCAGCCCTCTTTCAACATGAGATAGTACACATGGGGGGAAAATGTTATGAGCACaaggaaaatggaaataatttcaaCAAAAAGTCACATCTCACTCAAACTCGAAGAGCTCACTCAAGAGAAAAAAACTTTGAGTGTGCTGAATGTgggaaaacattttgggagaagTCAAACCTCACGCAACATCAGAGaacacacacaggagagaagccctatgaatgtggtgaatgtgggaaatccttTTGTCAGAAGCCACACCTTACCAACCATCAGCGAACACATACAGGGGAAAAACCTTATGAGTGTAAGCAATGTGGAAAGACATTCTGTGTGAAGTCAAACCTCACCGAACATCACAGaacacacacaggagagaaaccctatgaatgcaATGCATGTGGAAAATCTTTCTGCCACAGGTCAGCGCTAACGGTACatcagaggacacacacaggagagaaacccttcatatgtaatgaatgtgggaaatcctTCTGTGTAAAGTCAAACCTCATTGTACATCAGAGGACTcacacaggggagaaaccctataaaTGTAATGAGTGTGGGAAAACCTTCTGTGAAAAATCAGCTCTTACTAAGCATCATAGAACTCACAcgggggagaaaccctatgaatgtaatgGATGTGGAAAAACCTTTAGTCAGAGGTCAGTACTTACtaaacatcagagaattcacacaaGGGTGAAAGCTCTTACAACATCCTGAATACTCAGAAACCTTCACTACCCTTTCAAATTCATTTTGCAGTTTTTAAAGAAGGTTATTGAGGCCCAAAGAATGTCACAAATTATTCAAGTTATGTCTTATTGTACttcaaataatactaataaaaccTTAGTAATGTGGaagcttttaagaaaaattttttctcaaaatttgtactgaatgtaaatttatttatttcaatatttaatgtaaaaattcATATAGAATTTATGTTGTCTAGTGtcattctaaatatataaaaattttattgtaaatagAATGGGTGATACTCATTTATGCCGGTATTCACAGTGTAATCTGAAGCTTAAAAAATGCTGAATGACAGTAGCATTAGTCATTTATGTGAAGAGTCCCTAATGTGTGCAGGCCTTATGTAAGTATTCTAATATAACAAAGTTTAGGTATGCTTGATTTGCATATTAAAGCCCAACATGCTTGTGAAAAGAAAGGATGAACACTTAGTTAAACAACTGTTGTGGTCTATATTAATATTTCCCACACTAAATACCACTAGTGTCTTTATAGGTTGACATAATTACATATATCatgtaaaatatgtttatatatacttaCATGTAGTGCGCTAGATAGAGTAAGTTCATACTGGCTTGCAAGTACTACAGattgttaaattttcaggaattttgtgaGCCAGTTGTTAatagtcatttatttaaaaattacataaagttactatTAAGTTACAGTGGTAcattgagatacgaatttaattcattctgtaaccgagcccataagtcagtcaactcgtatatcaaactgccaatactgtaCCGgtgtgccaacgcgccaactagcggcagcttcctgaatcacaattTATATCTCAGAAtattgctcggatctcgaacaaaaataggGACCAAgatgcagctcatatcttaaaaaattcatatgttggtctgttcatatctcaaggtaccactgtatattaaaaacaaaggtagTAAATAGTCAATACTCACTACTTTCTAATTTATAACATTTTGTTATTCTTTAGGTTACTTATATTGTATCTGCATGGAGAAAATACTGTATAATAGTGTGCTACTGCACATGTCTTTACTACCCTACATTCAGTAACATGTTGGCTTTAgtgggaatatttacaccatggaaattggcaaacTACAAATTAGGTTTATTTTCTCAGAGAACCTATTGTTACGTATTTACCAGCATACCACTggatataagaatatatataatatttggaaaatttaaGGTACAAACTACATACCCTTTTTCTTGACATAAATACATGGCTATGGCCATTATTACTGAACTGCCTTtttaataaagaagataaaatatggTTTTGTAAGGTTTTTAACTACCTCTGCATCATTTCTATTCTCAGTACTATCCGAGTTTCTTTAGAATATGGCCAGTATATGTTATTTTACAACCATGTCACCTACCTGTTCTGCAG
This window contains:
- the ZNF248 gene encoding zinc finger protein 248 isoform X2, whose product is MNKFKEQVSFKDVCVDFTQEEWYLLDPAQKILYRDMMLENYSHLVSVGYCITKPEVIIKIEQGEEPWILKQGFPSQCHPDWKVDGLIKSSLENQDDHFWQFALTTSTLSIHGGDRPRKTFNLGTDCPPPRKFSCKICESCEMSLKNFSGLIISRENYSGTKADKFNLYEKLLLDIRHEKTPTEVKSYNYIQKRNIFSHGQDLSQPIIDQPFMYNENRQGFQEDATFFSNRRAQRGETHGKYNDCPRAFIQSLKLSLSQRIHLEREPYECGICGNSFCMDLRLGHQKALREENPYEYNEYGQIFCDNSTFIIHQRMYAGKISHEYKVSSKTGGKSALFQHEIVHMGGKCYEHKENGNNFNKKSHLTQTRRAHSREKNFECAECGKTFWEKSNLTQHQRTHTGEKPYECGECGKSFCQKPHLTNHQRTHTGEKPYECKQCGKTFCVKSNLTEHHRTHTGEKPYECNACGKSFCHRSALTVHQRTHTGEKPFICNECGKSFCVKSNLIVHQRTHTGEKPYKCNECGKTFCEKSALTKHHRTHTGEKPYECNGCGKTFSQRSVLTKHQRIHTRVKALTTS
- the ZNF248 gene encoding zinc finger protein 248 isoform X3, translating into MNKFKEEWYLLDPAQKILYRDMMLENYSHLVSVGYCITKPEVIIKIEQGEEPWILKQGFPSQCHPEDWKVDGLIKSSLENQDDHFWQFALTTSTLSIHGGDRPRKTFNLGTDCPPPRKFSCKICESCEMSLKNFSGLIISRENYSGTKADKFNLYEKLLLDIRHEKTPTEVKSYNYIQKRNIFSHGQDLSQPIIDQPFMYNENRQGFQEDATFFSNRRAQRGETHGKYNDCPRAFIQSLKLSLSQRIHLEREPYECGICGNSFCMDLRLGHQKALREENPYEYNEYGQIFCDNSTFIIHQRMYAGKISHEYKVSSKTGGKSALFQHEIVHMGGKCYEHKENGNNFNKKSHLTQTRRAHSREKNFECAECGKTFWEKSNLTQHQRTHTGEKPYECGECGKSFCQKPHLTNHQRTHTGEKPYECKQCGKTFCVKSNLTEHHRTHTGEKPYECNACGKSFCHRSALTVHQRTHTGEKPFICNECGKSFCVKSNLIVHQRTHTGEKPYKCNECGKTFCEKSALTKHHRTHTGEKPYECNGCGKTFSQRSVLTKHQRIHTRVKALTTS
- the ZNF248 gene encoding zinc finger protein 248 isoform X1 codes for the protein MNKFKEQVSFKDVCVDFTQEEWYLLDPAQKILYRDMMLENYSHLVSVGYCITKPEVIIKIEQGEEPWILKQGFPSQCHPEDWKVDGLIKSSLENQDDHFWQFALTTSTLSIHGGDRPRKTFNLGTDCPPPRKFSCKICESCEMSLKNFSGLIISRENYSGTKADKFNLYEKLLLDIRHEKTPTEVKSYNYIQKRNIFSHGQDLSQPIIDQPFMYNENRQGFQEDATFFSNRRAQRGETHGKYNDCPRAFIQSLKLSLSQRIHLEREPYECGICGNSFCMDLRLGHQKALREENPYEYNEYGQIFCDNSTFIIHQRMYAGKISHEYKVSSKTGGKSALFQHEIVHMGGKCYEHKENGNNFNKKSHLTQTRRAHSREKNFECAECGKTFWEKSNLTQHQRTHTGEKPYECGECGKSFCQKPHLTNHQRTHTGEKPYECKQCGKTFCVKSNLTEHHRTHTGEKPYECNACGKSFCHRSALTVHQRTHTGEKPFICNECGKSFCVKSNLIVHQRTHTGEKPYKCNECGKTFCEKSALTKHHRTHTGEKPYECNGCGKTFSQRSVLTKHQRIHTRVKALTTS